In a single window of the Longimicrobiales bacterium genome:
- a CDS encoding ferritin family protein yields the protein MSTITFLHDARAAEKEQALFYRALAALAEERRDAALSERLNGLHADEQHHLSRLTARLVELNEPLADLSLLEPPSTDLDTWEDSAHAREADEIARYEMLLAQELDADTRTMIEAFLEAERAHARELGGKWMDA from the coding sequence GTGAGCACGATCACGTTTCTGCATGACGCGCGTGCGGCCGAGAAGGAGCAGGCGCTGTTCTATCGCGCGCTTGCCGCACTGGCCGAGGAGCGCCGTGACGCGGCACTGTCCGAGCGACTGAACGGGCTGCACGCGGACGAGCAGCATCACCTGTCCCGCCTGACGGCGCGACTGGTGGAGCTGAACGAGCCGCTGGCCGACCTCTCGCTGCTGGAGCCGCCGTCCACGGATCTCGATACCTGGGAGGATTCGGCGCATGCGCGTGAGGCGGACGAGATCGCGCGCTACGAGATGTTGCTCGCCCAGGAGCTGGATGCCGACACGCGTACGATGATCGAGGCCTTCCTGGAAGCGGAGCGCGCCCACGCGCGTGAGCTAGGCGGCAAGTGGATGGACGCGTGA